In the genome of Cydia splendana chromosome 12, ilCydSple1.2, whole genome shotgun sequence, the window TGCGGCAAATGTAAAAAATTTAGgagcgaagggttatcgtcccatagaaaaactGAATTTCGCGCCTCTTTCTGCTAACAAACTTGTTTGCCCGGTTATATATCACTAGATATGAGGGCGTACGGCTTGTGAAAGGATAAATGTGACAACCCCTTAAGTAACTTATACAAAAATCAaatgttataataataagtagatatgtgacataaatacattttattcatttaataattaattaagatGCTTAAAATTACTTTTTGTTATTTACTGGCTGATTTGACCCTTCAGATGGAGATAGGGAGACCAAaactttttctttcataaaTACTAAATACATTCGTGCCAACATTAGACCACCTAAGAATAGAGACGCCCCGGATACAATAAAAGCAACTGTGTATCCAAAGTGCTCGCTCAGAACACCAGCTAACGGCGTGCTAATTAAACTCCCTATTCCTtggaataataataacattcCTGTTGCGTTTGTTAACTTCTCTAGTCCATAAAGCTTGACAAGCATCAAAGCCCTGCAGCTAATCACACAAGCTACACTAAAGCCGAATAAACTGCAATAGATatactgaaaatacatattaaatgatACATGCGACAGCATGGTAATCGCACCGCCAGTACACAATCCAACTACAGATAATTTTATAGGACAAAATTTGATAGCTAATAAACCATAACCCAGTCTTCCTAGACCATTAAATCCTCCTATGGCACTTACAAATAAGCTACAATGCCTTGGGTCAACACCAGCCTGTAAGTTTCTGACTTGTATATATGCGACGGGTACTAAGAAACCTAAGTAAATTAGGAAACCCGCAGCACAAAAGTATCTAaatgtacttaattttaataaattgggGTCCATCATTGTAGCAAGAACTCTCCGAACTGCTGTAGTGAATATGCCGCGACGCTCTTGTAAATCTTGTGCAGCGGCCGTGCGGGACACTGCTAGCTGGTACTCAAGACCAGTTTTTTCTTCATCAACAACGGCGCCCTTACTTTTTTGGTATTCAGGCAAACGTTCCACTTTTCCGTCATAAAATGCATCATCCCGGTACATGGGTCGTGACTCGGGCACGTGTCGCTCCCAGTTACAGAGTCGTCCACAACAACTCACCTTTTTAGGTTCTTTTTCTGGGATATTAACTTGCAATTTCTGTTTTGTGACGTCCATCATGCTATTAGTTTTAGATATTATAGATTTAACTTGTCGTAATTGACGGTTACTGATACCACTTTTTGACGTCATTGCAGTAAGCGTCAGTTTAGAGACTTTAGAGGCATGTGGAGATACAGCTGCTGAAGTCCCTGGCTGGCTTGATAGAATTTGAGATTCTTCATTATTTTCCACAACATCGGCTGCTGTGGGAAACTGATCGTTCTTCACTGCACCGAATAGACGTTCTGAATGTGATGGTTTTGTGATGTCAGGTTGATCTGCTTGAGATGTTGAAGCTGCCACATTCGGCAAATACGTAACTGTACGAGTTGGCTCTTCTGTAACTTCGGCTTTAACTACTTGTAACGAGAGTAAAGGACGAAAAGTCATAGCAAGAAAATAAATTATCCCAAACATTCCCGAATGGAATAAGGTCACCGAGCGCCAACCGGCTAATTTCACTAAATTTGAGTTTATTGGATACCAACTCATAATCCCAACACTAGTACCAAGTGTAGCTATTCCTATTGCTATAGAACGTCTTTTTTCGAAATAAAAGCCCACTACAAGTGCCGTAGACATATTAATTAGAGCAAATCCGACACCACAGAATAAACCATAAAACAGAATAAGCCCACCGAcattggctaaaaaataagagATAAATAATGAGAGAGAACATGTTACAGAGCCTGCCATGCAACAAGCTCTAAATCCAAATCGATTTATTAAAGCAGAAACTAAGGGCCCTGCTATTAAATATAAAGCCAGAGCAATCGAGTTGATTAAAGCTGTAATTGTTTCAGAAACATTGAGGTCTACGGTCATATCTGGACGTATACTTCCAAATGTTAATGCTATGCCATCCAGGATAAATGTTACACAAAATG includes:
- the LOC134795899 gene encoding uncharacterized protein LOC134795899 — protein: MPPKPMLSTTFDKRESVTVITNKSNRRVSFGGEKLADETEIQAQVHVPEEGCWGWVVVAAAFCVTFILDGIALTFGSIRPDMTVDLNVSETITALINSIALALYLIAGPLVSALINRFGFRACCMAGSVTCSLSLFISYFLANVGGLILFYGLFCGVGFALINMSTALVVGFYFEKRRSIAIGIATLGTSVGIMSWYPINSNLVKLAGWRSVTLFHSGMFGIIYFLAMTFRPLLSLQVVKAEVTEEPTRTVTYLPNVAASTSQADQPDITKPSHSERLFGAVKNDQFPTAADVVENNEESQILSSQPGTSAAVSPHASKVSKLTLTAMTSKSGISNRQLRQVKSIISKTNSMMDVTKQKLQVNIPEKEPKKVSCCGRLCNWERHVPESRPMYRDDAFYDGKVERLPEYQKSKGAVVDEEKTGLEYQLAVSRTAAAQDLQERRGIFTTAVRRVLATMMDPNLLKLSTFRYFCAAGFLIYLGFLVPVAYIQVRNLQAGVDPRHCSLFVSAIGGFNGLGRLGYGLLAIKFCPIKLSVVGLCTGGAITMLSHVSFNMYFQYIYCSLFGFSVACVISCRALMLVKLYGLEKLTNATGMLLLFQGIGSLISTPLAGVLSEHFGYTVAFIVSGASLFLGGLMLARMYLVFMKEKVLVSLSPSEGSNQPVNNKK